One Gimesia aquarii DNA segment encodes these proteins:
- a CDS encoding PVC-type heme-binding CxxCH protein, with protein sequence MPGLLSRKAFSHPCITSSILLIYISLFLTPLSKAEEIKTPRSLDNRLTVELFASEPDIVTVTGLTVDQQNRVYVVESHTHFRPENYEGPETDRIRLLEDTTGDGKADRIQTFYAGSTETMNVGAHPDGWLYVATRSSIFRLRDKDDDGKADVRQNLVQLETKATYPHNGFSGFAFDFFNNLYFSMGENEGVDAELIGDFGNVYFTLGQNYGDDATLIGKGNKRLSALRGEGGIFRCRTDGSRLERVATGFWNPFHLCFDVYGRMFVGDNDPGNRPPCRLLTIVEGGDYGYRRRTLEPFIAINAETPGTLPMTSSTGESPTGLISYESDHLPEDYRGSLLVASWGEHRIDRYDFIPEGTNFKTTTQPVIAGEEHFRPAGIAVGPDGSLYVGDWADRSYPLHGKGRVWRIRALNPLQRSQTESISSKDRQKREAAARKLLAQGKKGISRLKTALKNSDSRTKAVALNALISAEKMTPEFAASIMKDKHVGLREQAVTRLPSHLVDFQKIVIEDTSPAVQAAALRRIEEKSALPILVERLKSTDLFMQQAARQGLRQTFSDKELSQLFLHKTPEVRLAVILLLKESASPPDTSLLKQALNDENPQVRFVTVEWIGRDELKEFRETLIKDLAKKATTPELLKAYLASISQLEGVMKEWTRGTTGDWWVKKSKSQEYAAQLLDLPETSPEVIQQILLFLPASHPALNEKKLNQLLKSDYSGVQTEAVRTLRETKTDSARKKLLELALNSNLDANLRSEAVIGLNSSNPENVAPLLKLANSQSDSVSKEALRTLTGAILSEEEQNRLRRMATKNREKFSLIERVLKRKSKQQKPAKDQLEKWMQVLSGPADSQAGQRLFFHPKGPGCFRCHQIDGRGQQIGPGLIRMQGRIALNRERLVEAIINPSKDIDPGFLPLTIVTIDGQTASGIYHKHNNKERSIYDSNGKIRSFKINDIEEMVPSKTSIMPNGLVDQMTLQEFRDLIAYLLPEAQQNPSSD encoded by the coding sequence ATGCCCGGTCTATTATCCCGGAAAGCTTTTTCCCACCCCTGTATCACAAGCTCTATCCTGCTGATTTACATATCGCTTTTCCTCACTCCTCTTTCAAAAGCAGAAGAGATCAAAACTCCTCGTTCTCTGGATAATCGCTTGACGGTTGAACTGTTCGCATCAGAGCCCGATATTGTCACAGTCACTGGGCTGACAGTGGATCAGCAAAATCGTGTCTATGTGGTGGAAAGCCATACACACTTTCGACCTGAAAATTATGAAGGCCCTGAAACAGACCGCATTCGACTGCTGGAAGACACTACTGGTGATGGCAAAGCTGATCGAATTCAGACATTCTATGCAGGTTCCACAGAAACCATGAATGTCGGCGCGCATCCTGATGGCTGGCTTTATGTCGCCACCCGCAGCTCGATCTTTCGTCTGCGAGACAAAGACGATGATGGTAAAGCAGATGTCAGGCAGAATCTGGTTCAACTCGAAACCAAAGCCACTTATCCCCACAATGGATTCTCTGGTTTTGCCTTTGATTTTTTTAACAACCTCTATTTCAGTATGGGAGAAAACGAAGGTGTCGATGCGGAACTCATCGGCGATTTTGGAAATGTCTATTTCACACTCGGTCAAAACTACGGAGATGATGCTACCCTGATCGGCAAAGGAAATAAGCGGCTGTCTGCACTACGAGGTGAAGGCGGCATTTTTCGTTGTCGAACGGATGGCAGTCGACTTGAACGTGTTGCCACGGGATTCTGGAATCCCTTCCATCTCTGTTTTGATGTCTATGGTCGGATGTTTGTTGGCGATAACGATCCTGGTAATCGCCCCCCCTGCCGTTTATTAACCATCGTAGAAGGCGGCGATTATGGTTACCGTCGTCGCACCCTCGAACCCTTCATCGCCATCAATGCAGAAACGCCGGGCACGCTCCCTATGACTTCTTCTACGGGGGAATCTCCGACAGGTTTGATTTCATATGAATCAGACCATCTCCCCGAAGACTACCGAGGAAGTTTACTCGTAGCCAGCTGGGGAGAACACCGCATAGATCGTTATGACTTTATTCCTGAAGGTACAAATTTCAAAACAACAACACAACCTGTCATCGCGGGAGAAGAACATTTTCGCCCCGCGGGAATTGCCGTTGGTCCTGATGGGAGTCTGTATGTAGGTGATTGGGCCGATCGATCCTATCCTTTACATGGGAAAGGTCGTGTATGGCGAATTCGTGCATTGAACCCTCTCCAGCGCTCTCAAACGGAATCAATCTCATCAAAAGACAGGCAGAAGCGAGAGGCAGCCGCACGTAAATTACTCGCTCAAGGCAAAAAGGGAATTTCCAGGCTAAAAACGGCTCTTAAAAATTCTGACTCACGAACCAAAGCAGTTGCGTTAAACGCGCTCATCAGTGCAGAAAAAATGACGCCTGAATTCGCTGCGTCCATTATGAAAGACAAACACGTGGGTCTCCGCGAACAAGCCGTTACCAGGTTGCCCTCTCATCTTGTGGATTTTCAAAAAATCGTAATCGAAGACACTTCTCCAGCCGTTCAAGCAGCCGCATTGAGACGGATTGAAGAAAAATCGGCTCTACCGATTCTTGTGGAACGTCTGAAAAGCACTGACTTATTCATGCAGCAAGCAGCACGACAAGGACTGCGGCAAACGTTCTCTGACAAAGAGTTGTCTCAACTGTTTTTGCACAAAACCCCCGAGGTACGACTTGCGGTCATTCTGTTGTTAAAAGAAAGTGCATCACCTCCTGATACCTCATTATTAAAGCAAGCTTTGAATGACGAAAATCCGCAAGTCCGTTTTGTCACCGTAGAGTGGATTGGCCGTGATGAACTCAAAGAGTTCCGTGAGACACTCATCAAAGATCTCGCTAAAAAAGCGACGACGCCAGAATTGCTCAAAGCCTATCTGGCTTCGATTTCACAACTGGAAGGAGTCATGAAAGAGTGGACGCGGGGCACAACTGGTGACTGGTGGGTTAAGAAATCCAAGTCTCAGGAATACGCGGCTCAGTTACTTGATCTCCCTGAGACCTCACCTGAAGTAATACAACAAATCTTGCTCTTTCTGCCTGCGTCTCATCCTGCATTGAACGAGAAAAAACTGAACCAACTTTTGAAGTCCGATTATTCTGGTGTTCAAACAGAGGCCGTTCGAACTTTACGAGAAACTAAAACAGACTCGGCTCGAAAAAAACTCCTGGAACTTGCTCTCAACTCAAACCTGGACGCAAATTTACGGTCAGAGGCAGTGATCGGCCTGAATTCTTCAAATCCCGAAAACGTCGCTCCCCTTTTGAAATTAGCAAATTCCCAAAGTGATTCCGTCAGCAAAGAAGCACTGCGAACATTAACGGGCGCGATTCTGAGTGAGGAAGAACAGAACAGGCTCAGAAGAATGGCGACAAAAAACCGAGAGAAATTTTCACTGATCGAGAGAGTATTAAAACGGAAATCAAAGCAGCAGAAACCGGCAAAAGATCAGTTAGAGAAATGGATGCAAGTATTGTCTGGCCCCGCCGATTCTCAAGCTGGCCAGCGTCTCTTTTTTCACCCTAAGGGTCCGGGCTGTTTCCGTTGCCACCAGATTGACGGTCGAGGCCAGCAGATCGGACCTGGCTTAATTCGCATGCAGGGGCGTATTGCCTTGAATCGTGAACGTTTAGTGGAAGCGATCATTAACCCCAGTAAAGATATCGATCCTGGTTTTCTACCTCTGACAATTGTCACTATCGATGGACAAACTGCTTCCGGGATCTATCACAAACATAACAATAAAGAACGCTCTATTTATGACTCGAACGGAAAGATTCGTTCATTCAAAATCAACGATATTGAAGAAATGGTTCCTTCAAAAACGTCGATCATGCCTAACGGGCTGGTGGATCAAATGACTCTCCAGGAATTTCGTGATCTTATCGCCTACCTGCTGCCAGAAGCTCAGCAAAATCCGTCTTCCGATTGA
- a CDS encoding DUF1501 domain-containing protein: protein MNPIQDHISQITRRHFFKTGGLGLGAAALASLEAGQQQTLAATPEMKVTGGLPGVPHFAPKAKRAIYLFMAGSPSQIDTLDYKPGLEKLFDKDLPESVRNGQRLTTMTSGQSRFPLAPSKFKFKKYDNGSEGAWVSELLPHTAGIVKDISIVRSLWTEAINHDPAITYICTGNQLPGRASLGSWLSYGLGSMNENLPSFVVLTSTWSGRQQAQALYNRLWGSGFLASKYSGVSLRSKGDPVLFLSNPPGITSKLRRRMLDTLAEMNQNEFNAIGDPEIQTRISQYEMAFRMQTSVPELTDISKETKATLEMYGPDVQKPGTFAYHCLLARRMAERGVRFSQIFHRGWDQHANIAGDLPKQCKDIDQPAAALVKDLKQRGLLDDTLVIWGGEFGRTAYCQGKLTKENYGRDHHPRCFSVWMAGGGIKKGVVHGSTDDFSYNITENPVHIHEFNATILQCLGIDHRKLTYKFQGLDQRLTGVEDHHPVKEILV, encoded by the coding sequence ATGAACCCGATCCAGGATCATATCTCACAAATCACACGACGCCACTTTTTTAAAACTGGTGGATTAGGTTTGGGTGCAGCTGCATTGGCTTCTCTTGAAGCAGGTCAGCAACAAACCCTTGCAGCAACCCCTGAAATGAAAGTAACGGGAGGTCTACCAGGAGTCCCGCACTTTGCACCTAAAGCCAAACGCGCCATCTATCTGTTTATGGCTGGCTCACCTTCTCAGATTGATACACTCGACTACAAACCGGGGTTGGAGAAGCTGTTTGATAAAGATTTACCAGAATCCGTTCGGAATGGTCAGCGACTCACTACGATGACTTCAGGTCAGTCTCGTTTTCCTCTAGCTCCCTCCAAATTTAAATTTAAAAAGTATGACAACGGTTCAGAAGGTGCCTGGGTTAGTGAGCTTCTGCCACATACAGCCGGAATTGTCAAAGACATCTCGATTGTCAGATCACTCTGGACCGAAGCGATCAACCACGACCCGGCAATTACTTACATCTGCACGGGTAATCAACTTCCCGGTCGCGCCAGTCTTGGTTCCTGGCTCAGTTATGGTCTGGGTTCCATGAACGAGAATCTGCCTTCCTTTGTTGTATTGACCTCAACCTGGTCCGGGCGGCAACAAGCACAGGCACTTTACAATCGCCTGTGGGGGAGCGGTTTTTTAGCCAGTAAATATTCTGGCGTCTCGCTTCGATCAAAGGGGGATCCGGTTTTGTTTCTTTCAAATCCTCCCGGAATTACCTCAAAATTGCGAAGACGTATGCTGGATACTTTGGCTGAAATGAATCAGAACGAATTCAACGCCATCGGCGATCCGGAAATTCAAACACGCATCTCACAATACGAGATGGCCTTCCGTATGCAAACTTCGGTTCCTGAGTTGACAGACATTTCGAAAGAAACCAAAGCCACACTCGAAATGTATGGCCCTGACGTCCAGAAGCCTGGGACATTCGCCTATCATTGTCTCTTAGCCCGTCGGATGGCAGAACGCGGAGTGCGTTTCTCTCAAATCTTCCACCGTGGCTGGGACCAGCATGCCAACATTGCGGGTGACTTACCCAAGCAATGTAAAGATATTGACCAACCGGCTGCTGCACTAGTCAAAGATCTGAAACAACGCGGCTTGTTAGATGATACTCTGGTTATCTGGGGTGGTGAATTTGGCCGAACTGCTTACTGTCAGGGAAAACTAACCAAGGAAAACTACGGACGAGACCACCATCCACGCTGCTTTAGTGTCTGGATGGCCGGTGGTGGAATTAAAAAAGGAGTGGTTCACGGGTCCACAGATGATTTCAGTTATAATATCACAGAAAACCCTGTCCATATTCATGAATTCAATGCGACTATCTTACAATGCCTGGGAATTGATCATCGTAAACTCACTTATAAATTCCAGGGGCTTGATCAACGCCTGACAGGCGTTGAAGACCATCATCCTGTGAAAGAGATATTGGTCTGA
- a CDS encoding DUF1553 domain-containing protein — protein sequence MLLVCLSKRLLPALLLSFLCASLNQVYAQNPDKFDPAKIRSILSENCFQCHGPDAKKRAADLRFDTKEGAFADLDGHKAIVPGNVKQSELITRVTTTDADLKMPPEESGKKLTKEEIALLTRWIQEGALWQDHWSYVTPKKPATPVVKQPAWVRTPIDQFILARIEKAGLKPSAEADRRTLIRRVTFDLTGLPPKPQDVEAFVNDKSPNAYEKVIDRLLESPHYGEHMARYWLDIARYGDTHGLHLDNYREMWPYRDWVIKAFNLNLPYDQFVIEQLAGDLLPNATMDQQIATGFNRCHVTTNEGGSIAEEVYVRNVIDRVETTGQAFMGLTLGCAVCHDHKFDPFTKTEFYQMFAFFNNLDGPAMDGNIKDSPPSLRVPNAQQSKQLKAFKDQIAAISKKGQSRIKVNEPAFQAWLNWKQQIQQTGSNPDLSIPQPDGLLAAYSLDEKEGANAANQINEKNKATVKGKPHWVAGKFGNGFQFAPGSYLDLGKTGQFNKAIPFSFAIWVKTNGRTSGPIVSSLNKNSRERGYDLQITNRSLSVRLIDRWPGYAIQVQTKNNEITPNQWHHVCVTYDGSAKAHGVSLYIDGKSSELTISSDSFKNTTPLNSATLLLGHSSANKHLTNGFVDDFKIYNHELSETEVNQVFFDKQIAPVLQLAAEKRSPQQTELLRQYYLNQFDSEYRKLLAKKIQVKAQEQRLVQSLPTTLVFRERKEIREAFNLKRGQYDQKGDKVSRKTPAQFPAMAAEWPVNRLGLAKWLVAPNHPLTSRVAVNRFWQQLFGIGIVETSEDFGNQGAAPSHPELLDWLAVDFQTHHWDVKRFMKQILMSATYRQNSKVTPALHKIDPKNRLLARGPRFRLDAEMLRDQALAVSGLMVPKIGGSSVKPPQPDGLWHAVGYSGSNTVRFKQDKGPEKVFRRSLYTFWKRTSPPPGMSTFDAPSREACTMRRERTNTPLQALLLLNDPQYLEAARTLGQRMMKEGGKSPEERIRFAYRLATAKEITPEDLILTLNTFKDMLAHYQAAPKAATELIAIGESKADATLNPQELAAWTMIANLILNLDEVLTKS from the coding sequence ATGCTTCTTGTGTGTTTGAGCAAGCGATTACTCCCTGCTCTTTTACTATCATTCCTCTGCGCTTCACTGAATCAAGTGTACGCGCAGAATCCAGATAAATTCGATCCTGCGAAAATCCGCTCGATCCTGTCGGAAAATTGTTTTCAATGTCATGGCCCGGACGCCAAAAAACGTGCAGCCGACCTGCGATTCGATACCAAAGAGGGCGCCTTTGCAGACCTGGATGGTCATAAAGCCATCGTCCCGGGAAATGTCAAACAAAGTGAACTCATCACACGCGTCACAACAACCGATGCCGATCTCAAAATGCCACCCGAAGAGAGTGGGAAAAAACTGACAAAGGAAGAAATTGCTCTGTTGACTCGTTGGATTCAGGAAGGAGCACTCTGGCAAGATCACTGGTCTTATGTGACTCCCAAGAAGCCAGCGACTCCTGTTGTAAAACAACCTGCCTGGGTCCGAACTCCTATCGACCAATTTATTCTGGCACGCATCGAAAAAGCAGGTCTGAAGCCTTCTGCAGAAGCAGATCGACGCACACTCATTCGACGTGTCACTTTTGACCTGACCGGCTTACCACCGAAACCACAAGATGTAGAAGCATTCGTGAATGATAAGTCTCCTAATGCGTATGAAAAAGTGATAGATCGTCTGTTGGAATCTCCTCATTATGGGGAACACATGGCGCGTTACTGGCTGGATATTGCTCGCTATGGTGACACACACGGTTTGCACCTTGATAACTATCGCGAAATGTGGCCTTACCGGGACTGGGTCATTAAAGCCTTTAATTTAAATCTTCCCTATGACCAATTTGTGATTGAACAGTTGGCCGGTGATCTGCTACCCAACGCTACAATGGATCAACAAATCGCAACCGGTTTTAATCGCTGCCATGTCACAACTAACGAAGGTGGTTCAATCGCCGAAGAAGTCTATGTTCGTAATGTGATTGATCGTGTTGAAACCACAGGGCAAGCTTTCATGGGTCTCACCCTGGGATGTGCTGTGTGCCATGACCATAAATTTGATCCCTTCACCAAAACCGAATTTTACCAGATGTTTGCGTTCTTCAATAATCTGGATGGTCCTGCCATGGATGGGAATATTAAGGATTCCCCTCCTTCATTGCGAGTCCCCAATGCGCAGCAGTCAAAGCAACTGAAAGCTTTTAAAGATCAGATTGCTGCAATCAGTAAAAAGGGACAGAGTAGAATCAAAGTCAATGAACCTGCTTTCCAGGCCTGGTTGAACTGGAAACAGCAGATTCAGCAAACGGGAAGTAATCCGGACCTTTCCATCCCTCAACCAGATGGTTTACTGGCAGCGTATTCTCTTGATGAAAAAGAAGGGGCAAATGCTGCTAATCAAATCAACGAGAAAAATAAGGCGACTGTCAAAGGCAAGCCACACTGGGTTGCTGGCAAATTTGGCAATGGGTTTCAGTTTGCCCCGGGAAGCTATCTGGACTTGGGAAAAACAGGGCAATTTAACAAAGCGATCCCCTTCAGTTTTGCCATCTGGGTCAAAACCAATGGCAGAACATCAGGCCCGATTGTTTCAAGCCTCAACAAAAATTCACGAGAACGTGGCTATGATCTACAAATCACGAATCGTAGCCTCAGTGTCAGATTAATTGATCGTTGGCCCGGTTATGCGATTCAAGTACAAACGAAAAATAACGAAATCACTCCAAACCAATGGCATCATGTTTGTGTAACTTACGATGGTTCTGCTAAAGCACACGGGGTCTCCCTCTATATTGACGGAAAATCATCCGAGCTAACCATTTCCTCTGATTCGTTTAAAAATACAACACCACTCAACTCTGCAACACTGCTGCTGGGGCATTCCAGTGCCAACAAGCATTTGACGAATGGCTTTGTCGATGATTTTAAAATTTACAACCACGAGCTTTCCGAGACGGAAGTCAATCAAGTTTTCTTTGACAAGCAAATTGCCCCTGTCCTGCAATTGGCTGCTGAGAAACGCTCACCTCAGCAAACAGAATTGTTGAGACAATACTATTTAAATCAGTTCGATTCGGAATATCGCAAACTGCTGGCAAAGAAAATTCAAGTCAAAGCACAGGAACAACGCCTCGTTCAGTCACTGCCAACGACTCTCGTATTTCGTGAACGAAAAGAGATTCGGGAAGCATTTAATTTGAAACGTGGGCAGTACGACCAGAAGGGTGACAAAGTCTCAAGAAAAACACCTGCTCAATTTCCAGCGATGGCAGCAGAATGGCCTGTAAATCGTTTAGGTCTTGCCAAGTGGCTTGTCGCACCCAATCACCCCTTAACTTCGCGTGTTGCTGTGAACCGATTCTGGCAGCAACTATTTGGGATTGGGATCGTAGAAACCAGCGAAGACTTTGGTAACCAGGGAGCCGCTCCCAGTCATCCTGAATTACTGGATTGGCTCGCTGTGGATTTCCAGACACACCACTGGGATGTCAAACGTTTTATGAAACAGATTTTGATGTCGGCCACGTATCGACAGAATTCAAAAGTGACTCCTGCACTTCATAAAATCGATCCGAAAAACCGTCTCCTCGCAAGAGGTCCCCGTTTCCGACTGGATGCAGAAATGCTGCGTGATCAAGCTCTGGCAGTCAGTGGCCTCATGGTTCCTAAAATCGGTGGTTCCAGCGTCAAACCCCCTCAACCTGATGGGCTCTGGCATGCAGTCGGTTACTCCGGTTCGAATACAGTTCGCTTCAAACAAGACAAAGGTCCCGAAAAAGTGTTTCGTCGTAGCCTGTATACTTTCTGGAAACGGACTTCACCACCACCGGGGATGTCTACTTTTGACGCTCCCAGCCGCGAAGCATGTACTATGCGCCGGGAACGCACCAATACCCCACTACAGGCATTGCTACTCTTGAACGATCCACAGTATCTGGAAGCAGCTCGTACGCTCGGCCAACGCATGATGAAAGAAGGAGGCAAATCTCCTGAAGAACGCATCCGCTTTGCTTACAGACTGGCTACAGCCAAAGAAATCACTCCGGAAGACCTGATACTCACTTTAAATACGTTTAAGGATATGCTGGCACATTATCAAGCGGCTCCTAAAGCGGCAACAGAACTGATTGCAATCGGAGAATCTAAGGCAGACGCGACTTTAAATCCTCAGGAATTGGCAGCATGGACGATGATTGCAAATCTCATCCTCAATTTAGATGAAGTGCTCACTAAAAGTTAA
- a CDS encoding alpha/beta hydrolase: MNSKLQHAIFSVSLFFVTCLVGLSSTPSLNAADKKPPKSKPGWKPLKGADYKVYKTTEQGDLHLNIFKPKDWKQGDSRPVIVFFFGGGWTGGNPSQFEPHCQYLAARGMVACAAEYRIKSKHKTTPFECVADGKSAVRWIRQHAKDLGIDPNRIVSGGGSAGGHVAACTGTVVGFEEPEENQQISSVPNAMALFNPVVDTTETGWKGGPKQLGKRCKEISPIHFVRNNLPPTIIFHGTADKAVPIENVERFTKQMKAKQNRCELAAYKDQGHGFFNLSRSKENYNSTVEKLDTFLMSLGYLSTKK, encoded by the coding sequence ATGAATTCAAAACTTCAGCACGCAATCTTCAGCGTTTCTCTATTTTTCGTCACGTGTCTAGTTGGACTCTCTTCAACACCATCACTCAATGCAGCGGACAAAAAACCTCCAAAGTCGAAACCTGGCTGGAAACCATTAAAGGGTGCCGATTACAAAGTCTATAAAACAACAGAACAAGGTGACCTGCATCTTAATATTTTCAAACCCAAAGATTGGAAACAGGGAGATTCCCGCCCGGTAATTGTATTCTTCTTCGGTGGTGGCTGGACTGGTGGCAATCCGAGTCAATTCGAGCCACATTGTCAATATCTGGCAGCAAGAGGCATGGTTGCTTGCGCTGCGGAATACCGCATTAAATCCAAGCACAAGACAACCCCCTTTGAGTGTGTGGCAGATGGAAAATCTGCTGTCCGCTGGATTCGTCAACACGCGAAAGATCTGGGCATTGACCCGAATCGCATCGTTTCCGGCGGAGGTTCTGCAGGAGGTCATGTTGCCGCCTGTACGGGAACTGTAGTTGGGTTTGAAGAACCAGAGGAAAACCAACAAATTTCATCGGTCCCCAATGCAATGGCTTTGTTCAATCCCGTTGTGGACACCACAGAAACAGGCTGGAAAGGTGGGCCTAAACAACTTGGTAAACGTTGCAAAGAAATTTCCCCCATCCATTTTGTTCGCAACAATCTACCTCCAACGATCATTTTTCACGGGACGGCTGATAAAGCGGTTCCGATTGAGAATGTTGAACGATTTACCAAGCAGATGAAAGCAAAACAAAACCGTTGCGAACTTGCTGCCTACAAAGATCAGGGGCATGGATTTTTCAATCTGAGCAGAAGCAAAGAGAATTACAATTCGACTGTTGAAAAATTGGACACATTCCTGATGTCTCTCGGATATCTCAGTACCAAAAAATAA
- a CDS encoding RtcB family protein: MNSRQLLKIGVPQYCLKTAMTAIQQAVADNKIRGKELKERVQSVVDRPEDFLEDSAFAQLAFELVDDNREEVFEPIDYQVWGKDGIDDGALSQMDLACHVPSARGAALMPDAHHGYGLPIGGVLALEDAVIPYAVGVDIACRMKLSVLDISVDSLDKKRHQFIDAINRGTAFGVGAAHEKRQHHAVMDADWTVSKVTREKKDKAWKQLGSSGSGNHFVEFGVVTFTEDDEELGLTAGEYVALLSHSGSRGAGAAVCSTYSSIAQSRLHKRHHKLGRLAWLEMDSEAGQEYWAAMNLMGDYAAANHTVIHENVSELLGSKVISGVENHHNFAWKEEHGGKEVYVHRKGATPAAAGELGVIPGSMADPAFVVRGKGNAASLNSASHGAGRCMSRRKGKEKYRWNAVKNDLEKRGITVISAGADEVPGVYKNIMEIMAEQQDLVEIVARFNPKIVKMCGDGSRAED; the protein is encoded by the coding sequence ATGAACTCTCGACAATTGCTGAAAATCGGCGTTCCACAATATTGCTTGAAAACTGCTATGACGGCGATTCAACAAGCAGTAGCGGATAATAAAATTCGTGGTAAAGAATTGAAGGAACGCGTTCAAAGCGTAGTAGATCGTCCAGAAGATTTTTTGGAAGACTCTGCCTTTGCGCAACTGGCTTTCGAATTAGTAGACGATAATCGAGAAGAAGTTTTCGAACCTATCGATTACCAAGTTTGGGGTAAAGACGGAATCGATGATGGTGCGTTGTCACAAATGGACTTGGCATGTCATGTTCCTTCTGCACGTGGTGCTGCATTAATGCCTGATGCGCATCACGGCTATGGTTTGCCAATTGGTGGCGTTCTGGCGCTGGAAGACGCTGTGATTCCTTACGCTGTTGGTGTGGATATTGCTTGTCGTATGAAATTATCAGTATTGGATATTTCTGTCGATTCTCTTGACAAGAAACGGCATCAGTTTATTGATGCCATCAATCGAGGAACAGCATTTGGTGTAGGCGCTGCTCATGAAAAACGACAACATCATGCTGTGATGGATGCAGACTGGACAGTCTCTAAAGTGACTCGTGAGAAAAAAGATAAAGCATGGAAGCAATTGGGATCATCTGGGTCTGGTAACCATTTTGTTGAATTTGGTGTTGTTACCTTTACGGAAGACGATGAAGAACTTGGTTTGACCGCCGGTGAATATGTGGCACTGTTGAGCCATAGCGGTAGTCGTGGAGCAGGAGCTGCTGTGTGCAGTACTTATTCTTCGATTGCGCAATCACGTTTGCATAAACGACATCATAAGCTGGGACGTCTGGCCTGGTTGGAAATGGATTCTGAAGCAGGACAGGAATACTGGGCTGCAATGAACTTAATGGGTGACTATGCGGCTGCTAACCATACTGTGATTCATGAAAATGTGTCCGAGCTTCTGGGAAGTAAAGTGATTTCCGGAGTGGAGAATCATCATAACTTTGCGTGGAAAGAAGAGCATGGCGGAAAGGAAGTTTACGTGCACCGTAAGGGGGCAACCCCAGCGGCGGCTGGTGAGCTGGGTGTGATTCCCGGTTCTATGGCTGATCCAGCGTTTGTGGTTCGTGGAAAAGGAAATGCAGCGAGCCTGAATTCTGCATCACATGGTGCGGGGCGTTGTATGTCTCGTCGAAAAGGAAAAGAGAAGTATCGCTGGAATGCCGTTAAAAATGATCTGGAAAAACGAGGAATCACTGTGATTTCTGCGGGAGCCGATGAAGTTCCCGGTGTTTATAAAAACATCATGGAAATCATGGCAGAACAACAGGATCTGGTGGAGATTGTCGCACGTTTCAATCCAAAGATTGTGAAAATGTGCGGTGATGGAAGCCGAGCTGAAGATTGA
- a CDS encoding sialate O-acetylesterase produces MKIKSVLSVILFLGMFVFLNPLQAEDKTVKLPAKEKFHIYLLIGQSNMAGRGKVTAAENKPHPRVLKLDEQGKWVPATDPLHFDKPKIAGVGPGSGFGPMMADADPDVTIGLIPAAFGGTPLSRWVKGKDLYERAVEWAKKNQDRGVVKGAIWHQGEAECKNPDLYNTYQKRLSGMIVDLRADLNEPDLPFVMGELGEFLERPGVSTVNDAMHKISKSVPATAVASSKGLAAKSDQVHFNAKSEREFGKRYAQQMLKLQKAAKTK; encoded by the coding sequence ATGAAAATTAAATCAGTTTTGAGTGTGATCTTATTTTTGGGGATGTTTGTTTTTTTGAATCCATTACAGGCTGAGGATAAAACAGTGAAGTTGCCTGCTAAAGAAAAGTTTCACATCTATCTGTTAATCGGGCAGTCGAATATGGCGGGACGTGGGAAGGTGACTGCAGCAGAAAATAAACCGCATCCACGAGTCTTAAAACTGGATGAACAAGGCAAATGGGTTCCTGCGACTGACCCATTGCATTTTGATAAACCGAAAATAGCGGGTGTGGGTCCCGGATCGGGATTTGGACCAATGATGGCAGATGCAGATCCCGATGTCACGATTGGATTGATTCCTGCTGCATTTGGGGGAACCCCGCTTAGCCGTTGGGTCAAGGGAAAAGATCTTTATGAACGCGCTGTGGAATGGGCAAAGAAAAACCAGGACCGAGGTGTTGTCAAGGGGGCGATTTGGCACCAGGGGGAGGCCGAGTGTAAGAACCCCGATCTTTACAATACTTATCAAAAACGACTTTCCGGCATGATTGTCGATCTACGTGCCGATTTGAATGAACCGGATTTGCCATTTGTGATGGGTGAGTTAGGTGAGTTTTTAGAACGGCCTGGCGTGAGTACCGTGAATGATGCGATGCACAAAATCTCGAAATCGGTTCCAGCGACTGCCGTTGCTTCATCGAAAGGACTGGCCGCAAAAAGTGATCAGGTTCATTTCAACGCAAAAAGTGAGCGGGAGTTTGGGAAACGCTATGCGCAGCAGATGCTCAAATTGCAGAAAGCTGCAAAGACCAAATAA